In Desulfobaccales bacterium, the following proteins share a genomic window:
- a CDS encoding tetratricopeptide repeat protein — MRAHLPWLTRAFLALLLCTLSACTTLEQKRDQFLSRGQAAYENKDFIAARLHFKNALQIDPKHAPAHLWLAKTEMQLNNPREAFAAVTRAVELDPGLTEAQLLLGNLLLAGRRLEDAEARAKMVLDREPDNPEARMLQAGVAVARRQPEEALKLLADLRRQKPDKLEAWLLASAILTQEKRPQEAARLLDEGLSANPRALPLYFTRARLANELKDPETARRLLNRARELAPQNAQVLEELSRFHLSRQEWDQAEAALRAKKDLEPDNLGHVAALAHFLADRGRPAEGEKLLTDFAAARPKNLAAKQALAHFQLRQRRLGQAERLLQEVAAADPTGPEGLKAKGELAALLLTQGRPEEAQTLVKEVLKANPRDVNALKVGGLLALQTNDGLTAVGNFRLLTQDQPQNPEHWLLLARAHQLQKEDTLAREAAKKALALKPDYGEAKAFLYGSYLEKQDYDGLISLLKEHLRAREHDLTALAYLGDAYAAKGQAAEAQAAFRKMIALEPHNPQGYLKLALFLRQQGQAQAALPHLERALKENPRAYPALRLLAALLTEQGQAPKAVERVRAALAADPDNDELHQILGEILLSQKQYEAAAQALERALTLNPRDPQPIGLLARAYEGLLSHAAARDRLLQAVADPQAPVFRPLALAQAYERLGDLTAALPLYEGLLARELHPGLAAVVKNNLAYVLAEARPEADTLTRAEKLAREVLEDNPGDPRVLDTLGWVLCRRGDYAQARPYLERAVALSPRHPVLQFHRGVCLAKLGEKEPAREALRQALAAPGEFPQRPEAEKLLQELEGRS, encoded by the coding sequence ATGCGCGCGCATCTTCCCTGGCTTACCCGGGCCTTTCTGGCCCTCCTCCTTTGCACCCTCTCCGCCTGCACCACCCTGGAGCAGAAGCGGGACCAGTTCCTCTCCCGGGGCCAGGCGGCCTACGAGAACAAGGACTTCATCGCCGCCCGCCTCCATTTCAAAAACGCCCTGCAGATCGACCCCAAGCACGCCCCGGCCCACCTGTGGCTGGCCAAGACCGAAATGCAGCTCAACAACCCCCGGGAGGCCTTCGCCGCCGTCACCCGGGCGGTGGAGCTGGACCCCGGCCTCACCGAGGCCCAGCTCCTCCTGGGGAACCTCCTTCTGGCCGGCCGCCGCCTGGAGGACGCCGAGGCCCGGGCCAAAATGGTGCTGGACCGGGAGCCCGACAACCCCGAGGCCCGCATGCTCCAGGCCGGGGTGGCCGTGGCCCGCCGCCAGCCCGAGGAGGCCCTTAAGCTGCTGGCCGACCTGCGCCGCCAGAAGCCCGACAAGTTGGAGGCCTGGCTTTTGGCCTCCGCCATCCTCACCCAGGAGAAGCGCCCCCAGGAGGCCGCCCGGCTGCTGGATGAGGGCCTGAGCGCCAACCCCCGGGCCCTGCCCCTCTATTTCACCCGGGCCCGCCTGGCCAACGAGCTCAAAGACCCCGAGACCGCCCGCCGCCTGCTGAACCGGGCCCGGGAGCTCGCCCCCCAGAACGCCCAGGTCCTGGAGGAGCTCAGCCGCTTCCACCTGAGCCGCCAGGAGTGGGACCAGGCCGAGGCGGCCCTTAGGGCCAAAAAGGACCTGGAGCCCGACAACCTCGGCCACGTGGCCGCCCTGGCCCACTTCCTGGCCGACCGGGGCCGGCCCGCCGAGGGCGAGAAGCTCCTCACTGACTTTGCCGCCGCCCGCCCGAAGAATCTGGCCGCCAAGCAGGCCCTGGCCCACTTTCAGCTCCGGCAGCGCCGCCTCGGCCAGGCGGAGCGCCTCCTTCAGGAGGTGGCCGCCGCCGACCCCACCGGCCCCGAGGGCCTCAAGGCCAAAGGCGAGCTGGCCGCCCTCCTCCTCACCCAGGGCCGCCCGGAGGAGGCCCAGACCCTGGTGAAAGAAGTCCTCAAGGCCAACCCCCGGGACGTAAACGCCCTCAAGGTGGGGGGCCTCCTGGCCCTGCAGACCAACGACGGCCTCACCGCAGTGGGCAACTTCCGCCTCCTCACCCAGGACCAGCCCCAGAACCCGGAGCACTGGCTGCTTCTGGCCCGGGCCCACCAGCTCCAGAAGGAGGACACCCTGGCCCGGGAGGCCGCCAAAAAGGCCCTGGCCCTCAAGCCCGACTACGGCGAGGCCAAGGCCTTCCTCTACGGCTCCTACCTGGAAAAGCAGGACTACGACGGCCTCATCAGCCTCCTCAAGGAACACCTCCGGGCCCGGGAGCACGACCTCACCGCCCTGGCCTACCTGGGGGACGCCTACGCCGCCAAAGGCCAGGCCGCCGAGGCCCAGGCCGCCTTCCGCAAGATGATCGCCCTGGAGCCCCACAACCCCCAGGGCTACCTGAAGCTCGCCCTCTTCCTGCGCCAGCAGGGCCAGGCCCAGGCCGCCCTCCCCCATCTGGAGCGGGCCCTCAAGGAAAACCCCCGGGCCTACCCCGCCTTGCGGCTGTTGGCCGCCTTGCTGACCGAGCAGGGCCAGGCCCCCAAGGCCGTGGAGCGGGTGCGGGCCGCCCTGGCCGCCGACCCCGACAACGACGAGCTCCACCAGATCCTGGGGGAAATCCTCCTCTCCCAGAAGCAGTACGAGGCCGCGGCCCAGGCTCTGGAGCGGGCCCTCACCCTCAACCCCCGGGACCCCCAGCCCATCGGCTTGCTGGCCCGGGCCTATGAGGGCCTCCTGAGCCACGCCGCCGCCCGGGACCGCCTCCTGCAGGCCGTCGCCGACCCCCAGGCCCCCGTCTTCCGCCCCCTGGCCCTGGCCCAGGCCTACGAGCGCCTGGGGGACCTCACCGCCGCCCTGCCCCTCTATGAGGGCCTCCTCGCCCGGGAGCTCCATCCGGGCCTGGCCGCGGTGGTGAAAAACAACCTGGCCTACGTCCTGGCCGAGGCCCGCCCCGAGGCCGACACCCTCACCCGGGCGGAAAAGCTGGCCCGGGAGGTGCTGGAGGACAACCCCGGCGACCCCCGGGTGCTGGATACCCTGGGCTGGGTGCTCTGCCGCCGGGGCGACTATGCCCAGGCCCGGCCGTATCTGGAGCGGGCCGTGGCCCTCTCCCCCCGCCACCCGGTGCTGCAGTTCCACCGGGGCGTCTGCCTGGCGAAACTGGGGGAGAAGGAGCCGGCCCGGGAAGC